In the Cyanobacteriota bacterium genome, CCAGCTTCAATCTTGGCGAGATCGAGAATATCGTTGATTAGCTCTAGCAGATGATTGCCACTGCGTTCGATCGTTTGCAGTGCCCGCCGTTGGTCTAGAGTGATGGAGCCAAAGGTCTCTTCCAATAAGCCCTCAGTCATGCCCAAGATAGCATTAAGGGGGGTACGTAGCTCATGGCTCATGTTGGCCAGAAACTCATCCTTGAGGCGAGTTGCCCGCATGAGTTGCTCGTTGCTATGCCGGAGTTGTGCTTCTGTTTGCTTACGCTCAGTAATATCGCGCACAATTACCAATGCCTCTTCAGGACTGATGGCCACTACCCGAATCTCCTCATAGGCCAATCGGTCGTGCTTTTGTACTTGATGCTCGTAAACCTGAAGTCTGCCTGTGGCGATCGCTCGTTCTATCATTTGCAACTGCTGCTGTAATAATTCCAGGGGCAACACTTCGGCTAAATGCTGGTGAATGGGAAGAAACTGATCGCCCTGGTTAGCGGAATGAACATAGTCTATGCAACGACCATCTCGCGTTACCCGTAACAACAGATCAGGGATGGCCTCCACAATGGCACGAATCTGGCGTTCTCGATCGCGCAGTTCTGCTGTCCGTTCCTCCACCTTTAGCTCCAGGAATTGGTTAAGCTGTTGCAGAGCTTGCTGAGTTTGTTTCAGTTGGGTGATATCCCGACCTACGCCTACCATGCCGACAACTTGTGCGTCAGCATTGAGAATAGCTTTGAATGACCAACCCAACCAGCGCCAGCCGTCCTTGGTCATGGTGCGATGTTCTAGATAGCAAACGTAGGGTGGTTGGTGTAATAGGCTGTAGGCTTTGGCAGTGCGCTCCTGGTCATCTTCGTGCACTACGGGTAAATAGGGCTGATTGAGCAATTCTGCGTCAGTTTTGCCAAACAGTTCACAGTAAGAGGGACTGACAAATACCAAGTGATTATCTGGATCCACCTTAATGATCAGATCAGTTTGATGCTCCACCAGCAAGCGATACTTTGCTTCGCTAGCCTCTAGACTTTGGTTAAGGCGTATTAACTCTTCTGTAGCGGTCTTGCGTTGCAATTCAGCCGCAGTTCGCCCAGCTAGTGCTCGCAATACAGCCGAGATTTCTATGCGCTGCGCCTCTGATAATGGCTTTACGTCCATGATGAATAAGTTTCCTAATAGTTGACCTTGGGTATCAGTGAGGGCAATGCCTAAGTAGCTCTCAGCTTGCATGGTGGCTAGGTCTGTATCTTTAGGAAAACATTGCTGGAGGTGCTGTTCACAGTAAAACTCTCCTTGCTCCAACACCTGTTGGCAGGGAGTATTGAGAATGGGGTAAATAATCTGGGATTCTAGAATGCCGTTAGCCCAAAAGGCCAATGTCTGCAAACCATCATCTTTCAACTCTGCAACACAGGCATACTGAACATTAAGGGTTTCTGCTAGGTGTTGCACGAGAGCCGCAAAGAAGTCGTCTCCAATTACAGCAGCCGTACCCGTTAGTATTTTCTGAAGGGTGAGTTCTGCCCGTTTACGATCGGTAATGTCTCGCACAATCACCAATACTTCGTCACTGGTTAGAGGGGTGATGCGCACTTCCTCATAGCGAGTTTCATGGTCAACCACAACTGCCTGCTCATAGACCTGAAGGCTACCGGTGTCTAGTGCCTGTTGCGTGTAGTAAAGGCGCTGCTGAGCCAACTCAGGGGACATGACATCGTAAACGGTTGGATGTTCCTGCTCAGGGGGTGGGTAGCGCACTCGCACGGTACTCCCAGCAATCATGCGACTGTAGTGTCCATGACGATCCATTTGAATTAACAGATCAGGAAGCGCTTCCACAATAGCGCGGTTGGTCTGTTCGCTCTCGTGCAGGGCACGTTCTGCCTGTTTGCGAGCGGTGATGTCGGTAATGGTGCCAATGTGGCCAACAATCTGTCCCTGACTATCATACTCAGCGGCTGATTGTCCATACACCCAAACAGAAGAGCCATCTTGCCGTTGAAACCGATATTCCATAGCAAAGGGATGGATGCCTTGGACACATTGCTCCCAAGCGGTGACAGTGCGATCGCGATCATCGGGATGCAACCGTTGATGCCACTCGTTTCTAAGGGCAGCCGCTTGAGTAAGGCCAGTGATTTGACAATAGCGCTCGTTAACATAGGTACAAAATCCAGTTGCATCGGTGCGAAAGATACCCACTGGGGCGATCGCCGCCAAGGCAGCATAGCGCTGTTCACTGGCTAGTAGCCGTTGCTCTATGCGCTTGCACTTCTCTAGCTCTGCTTCGAGGTTGCGATTGGTCAAGAGGGCTGATTTCTCTGCCTCTAGTTGGTCTACCTTGCTTTCCAGCAGCTTCATAGACCTGTAGAGTTCCAATGGGTTTGATGCCTGCCATAGATTCCTCTGGGTCACCAATCCTACTAGTTCTTCCTGGCTGCCTGTCACGACTACTTGTTGGATATGGTGCTGCTCCATGAGTTGATGCACCGCCAAGAGGGAATCGGTGGGTGCAACGGTAACCACTGGCGAACTGATGACGGTCTGGACTGGGCAAGTAGCTAGGTTTAGCCCCAAGGCTTGCCATTGCACTAGGTCATGCTCTGTCACTATGCCTACGGGGATGGGTATTCCAGAAGCAGGATCGGTTAGAAAGTCTACAATCACAACGGAACTAATGGTGCGGTCTATCATCAGCTGGGCGATCGTGGCTATCGTGCTCTGGGGTGGGGCTGAGGTAACTGTTGTGGTCATGGCCTCTGACACTGACCGCAGGCGTAATAGGTCGATTAAGCAAGATAATGGCTGCAAGCTGTCATCGGTAACTAGCCCGACTAGACGATCGCAGTCGTCCACAAGGGGTAACTGGTGAATATGGTGCTGTTGTAGCAGGTGGATTGCTGATAGCACGTCTGTAAAGGCACGCTCGTGCAGGGTGATAACTGGGTGGCGCATCACTTGGTGAACCCACAGGTGCTCTAGTGGTTGTTGCTGGGCGATTAACCGCACAAGATCTCGTCTGGTGACTAGGCCAATGACCTGATCATGGTCTACCACAATCACACAGCTTGATCGCGCGTTTAGATGGGGGTCATCG is a window encoding:
- a CDS encoding PAS domain S-box protein; protein product: MLSLQAPQSAIIRSPLVVSPQTSVMETIVHLSKLHHDDPHLNARSSCVIVVDHDQVIGLVTRRDLVRLIAQQQPLEHLWVHQVMRHPVITLHERAFTDVLSAIHLLQQHHIHQLPLVDDCDRLVGLVTDDSLQPLSCLIDLLRLRSVSEAMTTTVTSAPPQSTIATIAQLMIDRTISSVVIVDFLTDPASGIPIPVGIVTEHDLVQWQALGLNLATCPVQTVISSPVVTVAPTDSLLAVHQLMEQHHIQQVVVTGSQEELVGLVTQRNLWQASNPLELYRSMKLLESKVDQLEAEKSALLTNRNLEAELEKCKRIEQRLLASEQRYAALAAIAPVGIFRTDATGFCTYVNERYCQITGLTQAAALRNEWHQRLHPDDRDRTVTAWEQCVQGIHPFAMEYRFQRQDGSSVWVYGQSAAEYDSQGQIVGHIGTITDITARKQAERALHESEQTNRAIVEALPDLLIQMDRHGHYSRMIAGSTVRVRYPPPEQEHPTVYDVMSPELAQQRLYYTQQALDTGSLQVYEQAVVVDHETRYEEVRITPLTSDEVLVIVRDITDRKRAELTLQKILTGTAAVIGDDFFAALVQHLAETLNVQYACVAELKDDGLQTLAFWANGILESQIIYPILNTPCQQVLEQGEFYCEQHLQQCFPKDTDLATMQAESYLGIALTDTQGQLLGNLFIMDVKPLSEAQRIEISAVLRALAGRTAAELQRKTATEELIRLNQSLEASEAKYRLLVEHQTDLIIKVDPDNHLVFVSPSYCELFGKTDAELLNQPYLPVVHEDDQERTAKAYSLLHQPPYVCYLEHRTMTKDGWRWLGWSFKAILNADAQVVGMVGVGRDITQLKQTQQALQQLNQFLELKVEERTAELRDRERQIRAIVEAIPDLLLRVTRDGRCIDYVHSANQGDQFLPIHQHLAEVLPLELLQQQLQMIERAIATGRLQVYEHQVQKHDRLAYEEIRVVAISPEEALVIVRDITERKQTEAQLRHSNEQLMRATRLKDEFLANMSHELRTPLNAILGMTEGLLEETFGSITLDQRRALQTIERSGNHLLELINDILDLAKIEAGQLDIHLAPVSIANLCHASLTFVSTQAAKKGIRLVTNLPPQLPELLVDERRIRQVLINLLTNAVKFTPHGGQVTIEVSLQSTAPDADWLRIAVIDTGIGIPPKHLQHLFQPFVQIDSALNRKYEGTGLGLALVKRLVDLHGGVVGVTSEVGVGSCFTIDLPYKPAATPSSPQVLTDNANRSVTQQPPIMMPLVLLAEDNEANISTMSSYLNAKGYRLLLAKNGREAIALAQTQHPDIILMDIHMPELDGLAAIAQIRQQPALATVPIIALTGLAMEHDRDRCLAAGATDYLSKPVKLKQLVGIIQRLLETATSP